A stretch of Paucidesulfovibrio gracilis DSM 16080 DNA encodes these proteins:
- a CDS encoding DUF1318 domain-containing protein — translation MRRLFQIQGVFILLLVTACVTVNIYFPAAELKRDAEKVVKRVYGIEGQEEQESQESAPGQSWLELLGPSVAHAQDYQSFSNSVTRGIEQQLGQVYKQLKPFYASGNVGLDQNGFATLRDKSGLNMQQIGSINRLISQDRSLKQQLYQEKAKAAQTPGKAGKVQAIYADIWKGYAASGTWIQDGGWRQK, via the coding sequence ATGCGACGTTTGTTTCAAATTCAGGGTGTGTTCATCCTGCTGCTGGTCACGGCCTGTGTGACCGTGAATATTTATTTTCCGGCGGCCGAACTGAAACGTGACGCGGAAAAGGTGGTCAAGCGGGTGTACGGCATCGAAGGCCAGGAGGAGCAGGAATCGCAGGAATCCGCGCCCGGCCAGTCCTGGCTGGAACTGCTCGGGCCGTCCGTGGCCCATGCCCAGGATTACCAGTCCTTTTCCAACTCCGTGACCCGCGGCATTGAGCAGCAGCTCGGCCAAGTCTACAAGCAGCTTAAGCCGTTTTACGCCTCGGGCAACGTGGGGCTGGATCAAAACGGGTTCGCCACCCTGCGCGACAAGAGCGGCCTGAACATGCAACAGATTGGGTCCATCAACCGGCTTATCTCCCAGGACCGCAGCCTGAAGCAGCAGCTGTATCAGGAAAAGGCCAAGGCAGCTCAGACCCCGGGCAAGGCGGGCAAGGTGCAGGCCATTTATGCTGATATCTGGAAGGGGTATGCCGCGTCTGGCACTTGGATTCAGGACGGCGGCTGGCGTCAGAAGTAG
- a CDS encoding translocation/assembly module TamB domain-containing protein, whose translation MAYAASMRGVFYNACRAHQGELLLWGALILACVLLVWSPVGAWAGTSGPLVVVRDARGEPWLRFRPVGALQWDGTALRGTLRLDSTEIETPWIRGSLRGNALARLDGSRVLLEEFDFYLNNAAMPVQEAGETTDKAPLVDLGDLRLRGSGVWHSGSGRLELSALQLEAPDGARLTGELDWDPRQGLRTDLSLAAEQGDALVRRLARVFPASLEQVAVSGPLQLGMRLEMLFSPAEAASSGQRDREAGQVGQWNFGLDVRQSVRLAVADALVRVPRLNAEVQLLPGSSGAWDASGRVAVRGRLHPGGVELVSPKLSFDAGVSGKEYHFRRLRLESAEGLVLAGRKLPVRAVTLRGRLTPRADQGWHAHDLRVSLPGATLAGEAHIEPDGTVRTVLQAGGMDLERIGPVLGTLAGLDGLTAQGRAGLSVSVEMGAETITGDVRLHWREAAYMSGDAQYMAQGLEGSLRLRSRLSMKTLRRWVNADLRLDGGELLFGPTYLDLAGHPLRFTGNANQIGADRFKDLQARLDWQGYGTVEAEGDLWAHGPLSEWRCRAGLDVEDLNLGPVFASFVSTPMGLTRWQGENAGLGGTGHLTLSLYSDGTRADLEGRMRLVDASLRSAEGGVDVRGANLDLPVRYRLKGEASMPGVSELDPEETGALRVGHLHTPWSERENLAFRLALVPNRLYWLDPVAIPLFGGRIRLEDLQWDRPLSRSFKFGVNASFRGIDLAQWSREGVPLRGVLEGDLGRITATRHRISIPGAIRGTFFQGRLRADRLFMDWPFEARRQFGGEVSVRGMDLESLSGALGVGRVTGLLDLDLQDFLFAFGQPAQFTLTAQTSGEGDFEKSVSLKAVNSLSVIGTGSGLGDVGVGLFASFFEEFSYARIGFQCILNNDRFQVRGLIREGGVEYLIKKPFLTGINVVNGNPENFISFADMLERMQRVVKGSAQAAPQ comes from the coding sequence TTGGCGTATGCTGCATCCATGCGTGGAGTCTTTTACAACGCGTGCCGGGCGCACCAAGGGGAGCTGCTCCTGTGGGGAGCGCTGATTCTGGCGTGTGTTCTGCTGGTGTGGTCGCCTGTGGGGGCATGGGCCGGGACATCCGGACCGCTGGTGGTCGTGCGTGATGCCCGCGGCGAGCCTTGGTTGCGGTTTCGGCCCGTGGGCGCGCTGCAATGGGACGGCACGGCCTTGCGCGGCACGTTGCGGCTGGACTCCACGGAGATAGAGACCCCCTGGATTCGAGGCTCTCTGCGGGGCAATGCACTGGCGCGGCTGGACGGATCGCGTGTGCTGCTGGAGGAGTTTGATTTTTATTTGAACAATGCGGCCATGCCCGTGCAGGAGGCCGGGGAAACGACGGACAAAGCGCCTCTGGTGGATCTCGGCGATCTGCGTTTGCGTGGAAGCGGCGTCTGGCATTCCGGATCAGGGCGGCTGGAGTTGAGCGCATTGCAATTGGAGGCTCCGGATGGGGCGAGGTTGACCGGGGAGCTGGATTGGGATCCGAGGCAGGGCTTGCGTACGGATCTGAGCCTGGCTGCGGAGCAGGGGGACGCCCTGGTGCGACGCTTGGCCCGCGTGTTCCCAGCAAGTCTGGAACAGGTGGCGGTTTCCGGGCCGTTGCAATTGGGAATGCGGCTGGAGATGTTGTTTTCCCCGGCTGAAGCCGCTTCGTCCGGGCAGCGGGACAGGGAAGCGGGGCAGGTGGGGCAATGGAATTTCGGGCTGGATGTGCGGCAATCCGTTCGTCTGGCCGTGGCCGATGCCTTGGTGCGCGTGCCGCGCCTGAATGCGGAGGTGCAGCTTTTGCCCGGATCGAGCGGAGCGTGGGACGCTTCGGGTCGGGTGGCTGTTCGTGGACGGCTGCACCCGGGCGGTGTGGAGCTGGTGTCGCCCAAACTATCTTTTGATGCAGGAGTATCCGGCAAGGAATATCATTTCCGGCGGTTGCGTCTGGAAAGCGCCGAGGGGCTGGTCCTGGCCGGACGCAAGCTCCCGGTGCGCGCGGTTACCCTGCGCGGCAGGCTCACGCCGCGTGCGGATCAGGGCTGGCACGCCCATGATCTGCGGGTATCCCTGCCTGGTGCCACCCTTGCCGGAGAGGCGCATATCGAGCCGGACGGGACGGTACGCACTGTCTTGCAGGCTGGGGGCATGGATTTGGAACGGATCGGGCCGGTGCTTGGTACCTTGGCCGGATTGGACGGACTCACGGCGCAGGGGCGTGCCGGGTTGTCCGTTTCCGTGGAGATGGGAGCTGAAACCATTACCGGAGATGTGCGTCTGCACTGGCGCGAAGCGGCTTATATGTCCGGGGACGCGCAATATATGGCCCAGGGGCTGGAAGGTTCGCTGCGGCTGCGCTCCCGGCTGAGCATGAAAACGCTGCGGCGTTGGGTCAACGCGGACCTGCGTCTGGACGGGGGGGAGCTGCTTTTTGGTCCCACGTACCTGGATCTTGCCGGGCATCCGTTGCGTTTTACGGGCAATGCCAACCAGATCGGGGCGGATCGGTTTAAAGACTTGCAGGCTCGATTGGACTGGCAGGGCTATGGTACGGTGGAAGCTGAGGGCGACCTCTGGGCGCACGGGCCGCTGTCGGAATGGCGGTGCCGGGCCGGGCTGGATGTGGAGGATTTGAATCTGGGACCGGTGTTTGCCTCGTTCGTGTCCACCCCCATGGGGCTGACGCGCTGGCAGGGCGAGAATGCCGGACTCGGCGGCACGGGGCATTTGACCCTTTCCCTCTATTCCGACGGAACCCGGGCCGATCTGGAGGGACGAATGCGGCTTGTGGACGCGTCCCTTCGTAGCGCCGAGGGCGGAGTGGACGTGCGCGGCGCGAATTTGGATCTGCCCGTGCGGTATCGGCTCAAAGGTGAGGCGTCCATGCCCGGTGTGTCGGAACTGGACCCGGAGGAGACCGGGGCGCTGCGTGTAGGCCATCTGCATACGCCATGGTCCGAGCGGGAGAATCTGGCGTTTCGTCTGGCATTGGTTCCCAACCGGCTCTATTGGCTGGATCCTGTGGCCATCCCTCTGTTTGGCGGCCGCATCCGGCTGGAGGATTTACAATGGGACCGACCGCTTTCGCGCTCCTTCAAGTTCGGCGTGAACGCATCGTTCCGGGGCATTGATCTTGCCCAATGGTCGCGGGAGGGGGTGCCGCTTCGCGGCGTGCTTGAAGGCGACCTGGGACGCATCACGGCCACCCGGCATCGGATCAGCATTCCCGGGGCGATCCGGGGAACATTCTTTCAGGGGCGGCTTCGGGCGGATCGGCTGTTCATGGATTGGCCTTTTGAGGCGCGGCGACAGTTCGGGGGCGAGGTCTCGGTGCGTGGCATGGATCTGGAGTCCCTTTCCGGCGCGTTGGGCGTTGGGCGGGTCACCGGGTTGCTGGATCTGGATTTACAGGATTTCCTGTTCGCCTTTGGCCAGCCCGCCCAATTTACGCTCACGGCGCAGACCTCCGGGGAAGGGGATTTTGAAAAAAGTGTGAGCCTCAAGGCCGTGAACTCCCTGTCCGTGATCGGTACGGGGTCGGGTCTCGGCGACGTGGGCGTGGGGCTGTTTGCCTCATTTTTTGAGGAGTTTTCCTATGCGCGCATCGGCTTTCAATGCATTCTGAATAATGATAGATTCCAGGTACGCGGCCTGATCCGGGAGGGCGGCGTGGAATATTTGATCAAAAAACCGTTCTTAACCGGCATCAACGTGGTCAATGGCAACCCGGAGAATTTCATCAGTTTCGCGGATATGCTGGAACGGATGCAACGGGTGGTCAAAGGTTCGGCCCAAGCAGCTCCCCAGTGA
- a CDS encoding GNAT family N-acetyltransferase: MHLRIHSNTNEIDWQEAAKLITATLAPRDPAPLRRAFQASQVTVFALDGSKLAGMGRALDDGVFQAAIYDLCLLPEYQGKGLGTSLLNALLERIQGQTVLLYAVPGKEGFYERFGFRVMQTAMARFADPVRMERLGYLRP, encoded by the coding sequence ATGCACCTGCGGATTCACTCCAATACCAATGAGATCGACTGGCAGGAAGCCGCGAAGCTCATCACCGCGACCCTGGCCCCGCGAGACCCTGCCCCCTTGCGGCGGGCGTTTCAGGCCTCGCAGGTAACGGTCTTTGCCCTGGACGGTTCCAAACTGGCGGGCATGGGCCGGGCGCTGGACGACGGCGTGTTCCAGGCCGCGATCTACGATCTCTGTCTCCTGCCGGAATACCAGGGAAAAGGCCTGGGTACGAGCCTGCTCAACGCCCTGCTGGAACGAATTCAGGGACAGACCGTGCTGCTCTATGCGGTGCCGGGAAAGGAAGGATTTTACGAACGTTTCGGCTTCCGCGTCATGCAAACAGCCATGGCACGCTTCGCAGACCCGGTCCGCATGGAGCGCCTCGGCTACCTGCGTCCTTGA
- a CDS encoding MarC family protein: MFFSLVIKIFFLLTPFFGLSAFMAMTKGEEPSTRRNTALRTTASVTVVGLVIFFFGPAIFKTLGITLDAFRIGAGALLFLSAVSLVKGKAAPEKPEPGDDIAVVPLAVPIIVGPATIGTLMILGSELAGPRLYTGVAALITASVGMGLLLLASRHLERLLGSMGLAILMKLTGLILAALAAQLVFTGIRNFLV, from the coding sequence TTGTTTTTTTCGCTGGTCATCAAAATCTTCTTTTTGCTGACCCCCTTTTTCGGTCTTTCCGCCTTCATGGCCATGACCAAAGGCGAAGAGCCGTCCACACGCCGCAATACAGCCCTGCGCACCACGGCCTCGGTCACGGTGGTGGGGCTGGTGATCTTTTTCTTCGGCCCGGCCATCTTCAAGACCCTGGGCATTACCCTGGACGCATTCCGCATCGGCGCGGGCGCCTTGCTCTTTCTCTCGGCCGTATCCCTGGTCAAAGGTAAAGCCGCCCCGGAAAAGCCGGAACCCGGTGACGACATCGCCGTGGTCCCCCTCGCCGTACCCATCATCGTGGGACCGGCCACCATCGGTACGCTGATGATCCTGGGATCGGAGCTGGCCGGACCCCGCCTCTACACCGGAGTGGCGGCTCTGATCACGGCTTCCGTGGGGATGGGCTTGCTGCTTTTGGCCTCACGCCACCTGGAACGCCTGCTCGGGTCCATGGGTCTGGCCATCCTGATGAAGCTCACGGGCTTGATTTTGGCGGCCCTGGCCGCCCAGCTCGTGTTCACGGGCATACGAAATTTTCTGGTCTGA